Proteins found in one Longimicrobium sp. genomic segment:
- a CDS encoding RagB/SusD family nutrient uptake outer membrane protein, with protein sequence MNRRALLPLLAGALALGACDADLTIPNYNSPSIGDLQANPTNSGVLAATTGLLIGTRQDQAGYVRIGAIPGREGYFVDPNEGRYVRQLAAGTPDASDFTGGSYWAAPYNAIRTGNLILSITDDPRLTFSASERASIKGFVKTMQAFNFVQILNWREQIPIAVGVSPEEAPAPLVSRAEAFAFISTLLDEGNTDLGGASGSFTFSTGPGLSQFGFNDAATFRQFNRGLKARVEVYRATLGHTATPSSPANYTAALTALSGSFISTADASRAGLNRGLYFSYSSLSGDLTNSNFDNSGRLIADNRNRTEAQLQAGGARDARLLLKQDSAQTNRVSIGLTSTERFRLYDTRPFFGAGGSASPIPAMRNEELILLRAEARYFTNDLPGALSDLNFVRTNSGGLAPLVAADIATPAQFITRLLYERRYSLLFEGGHRWIDHRRFGRLAELNSTGVSDAARANDKTFAFFPLPINEQLARGL encoded by the coding sequence ATGAACCGACGCGCTTTGCTTCCCCTTTTGGCAGGGGCGCTGGCGCTGGGGGCTTGTGACGCGGATCTGACGATCCCGAACTACAACAGCCCCAGCATCGGCGACCTCCAGGCGAACCCCACCAACAGCGGCGTCCTGGCCGCCACCACCGGGCTGCTGATCGGCACCCGGCAGGATCAGGCCGGCTACGTCCGCATCGGCGCCATCCCGGGCCGCGAGGGGTATTTCGTGGACCCCAACGAGGGCCGGTACGTGCGGCAGCTGGCCGCCGGCACGCCGGATGCCTCGGACTTCACGGGCGGCTCGTACTGGGCCGCCCCGTACAACGCGATCCGTACGGGGAACCTCATCCTGTCGATCACGGACGATCCGCGCCTCACGTTCAGCGCGTCGGAGCGGGCCTCCATCAAGGGGTTCGTGAAGACGATGCAGGCGTTCAACTTCGTGCAGATCCTGAACTGGCGCGAGCAGATCCCGATCGCCGTGGGCGTCTCTCCCGAGGAGGCACCGGCGCCGCTGGTGAGCCGCGCGGAAGCGTTCGCCTTCATCTCGACGCTGCTGGACGAGGGGAACACGGACCTGGGCGGCGCCAGCGGGAGCTTCACGTTCTCCACGGGTCCCGGTCTGAGCCAGTTCGGGTTCAACGACGCCGCTACGTTCCGCCAGTTCAACCGGGGCCTCAAGGCCCGCGTGGAGGTGTACCGCGCCACGCTCGGGCACACGGCCACGCCGTCGAGCCCGGCGAACTACACGGCGGCGCTCACGGCGCTGAGCGGGTCGTTCATCAGCACGGCGGACGCGAGCCGCGCCGGGCTGAACCGCGGGCTGTACTTTTCGTACAGCAGCCTGTCGGGCGACCTGACGAACTCCAACTTCGACAACAGCGGCCGTCTGATCGCGGACAACCGCAACCGTACGGAGGCCCAGCTGCAGGCGGGCGGCGCGCGTGACGCGCGTCTCCTCCTGAAGCAGGACTCGGCGCAGACGAACCGCGTCTCCATCGGGCTCACGAGCACGGAGCGCTTCCGTCTGTACGACACCCGCCCCTTCTTCGGGGCCGGGGGCAGCGCGTCGCCCATCCCGGCAATGCGCAACGAGGAGCTGATCCTGCTGCGCGCCGAGGCCCGGTACTTCACGAATGACCTTCCCGGCGCGCTGTCGGACCTGAACTTCGTGCGCACCAACTCGGGCGGCCTTGCGCCGCTCGTGGCGGCGGACATCGCGACGCCGGCGCAGTTCATCACCCGGCTGCTGTACGAGCGCCGGTACTCGCTCCTCTTTGAGGGCGGGCACCGGTGGATCGACCACCGCCGTTTCGGCCGTCTCGCGGAGCTCAACTCCACGGGCGTGTCGGACGCGGCGCGGGCGAACGACAAGACCTTTGCGTTCTTCCCGCTGCCGATCAACGAGCAGCTCGCCCGCGGCCTGTAG